A genomic stretch from Desulfotignum balticum DSM 7044 includes:
- the nifE gene encoding nitrogenase iron-molybdenum cofactor biosynthesis protein NifE, protein MKTISVLEDRKKQIYQKGQDGFDISCEQKSLAGSVSQRACVFCGSRVVLYPIADALHLIHGPIGCASYTWDIRGALSSGPELHRMSFSTDLSETDIIFGGEKKLEQALFELIDAYEPRAAFVYCTCIVGIIGDDVDAVCRKVAARVGIPVLPVHSEGFKGTKKDSYKAACDALFTLIDQSKEPPKKIPLGINILGEFNIGGETWIIKDYYRRMGIETVAVMTGDGRVKDIQSAQRACLNVVQCSGSLTHLAKEMEEVYGIPYIRVSYFGIEDTASALYDVASFFAGSPAIMEKTTRLVQEEVCAIIPDLEEIKQDLAGKRAAIYVGGAFKAFSLIKALKYLGMEVVLVGSQTGNKEDYALLKKMCRPGTIILDDANPLELAKYIMEKDAHLFIGGVKEKPIAYKLGIGFCDHNHERKIPLAGFAGMRNFAREIHETITSPIWELVPGKGQKNIPESLNKG, encoded by the coding sequence ATGAAAACCATATCTGTATTGGAAGACAGAAAAAAGCAGATTTATCAGAAAGGCCAGGATGGGTTTGACATCTCCTGCGAACAAAAGAGCCTGGCAGGATCAGTGAGCCAGCGGGCCTGTGTGTTCTGCGGCTCCAGGGTGGTGCTCTATCCCATTGCCGATGCCCTGCACCTGATCCACGGCCCCATCGGCTGTGCATCCTATACCTGGGATATCCGGGGGGCGTTGTCGTCCGGACCTGAACTGCACCGGATGAGTTTTTCCACGGATCTTTCCGAGACAGATATCATCTTTGGCGGCGAGAAAAAGCTTGAACAGGCGTTGTTTGAACTCATTGACGCATACGAACCCAGGGCAGCCTTTGTCTATTGTACCTGTATTGTGGGGATCATCGGGGATGATGTGGATGCTGTGTGCAGAAAAGTTGCAGCCAGGGTGGGCATCCCCGTGCTTCCGGTTCATTCCGAAGGATTCAAGGGAACCAAGAAGGATAGCTACAAGGCTGCCTGTGATGCCCTGTTTACACTCATTGACCAGAGCAAAGAGCCCCCAAAAAAAATTCCCCTGGGCATCAATATCCTGGGGGAATTCAATATCGGCGGAGAAACCTGGATTATCAAGGACTACTACAGGCGGATGGGCATTGAGACCGTGGCCGTGATGACCGGTGACGGCAGGGTGAAAGATATCCAGTCGGCACAAAGGGCCTGCCTGAATGTGGTCCAGTGCTCAGGGTCATTGACCCATCTGGCCAAAGAAATGGAAGAAGTTTACGGCATCCCCTATATCAGGGTTTCCTATTTCGGTATTGAAGACACCGCAAGCGCCCTTTATGATGTGGCCTCTTTTTTTGCCGGCAGCCCTGCCATCATGGAGAAAACAACGCGCCTGGTGCAGGAGGAGGTTTGCGCCATCATTCCGGACTTAGAAGAGATAAAACAGGATCTTGCGGGAAAACGGGCTGCCATTTACGTCGGGGGGGCATTCAAGGCCTTTTCTTTGATCAAGGCATTGAAATATTTGGGCATGGAAGTGGTCCTTGTGGGATCCCAGACCGGTAATAAAGAAGATTACGCTCTTTTAAAAAAGATGTGCCGGCCTGGCACCATTATCCTGGATGATGCCAATCCCCTGGAGCTTGCCAAGTATATCATGGAAAAGGATGCCCACCTCTTTATCGGGGGGGTAAAGGAAAAGCCCATTGCCTATAAGCTGGGCATTGGTTTCTGCGACCACAACCATGAAAGAAAGATTCCTCTGGCAGGATTCGCAGGGATGCGCAATTTTGCCAGGGAAATCCATGAAACTATTACAAGCCCCATCTGGGAGCTTGTCCCGGGAAAAGGACAAAAGAACATTCCTGAAAGTTTGAATAAAGGATGA
- a CDS encoding nitrogenase component 1 produces MKSDGGVTIEELVSTGDSIGTIALGETASADAARALDVKWKVPCQVQDLPIGLFATDRFIDALRKAAGVTVPDSITLERGQLLDIITDMQACFYHKKVALAGDPDHLIPLVEFLIDIDMMPVHIVTGTPGKAFLQRIEELTADLPYKVNVKAGTGADMFLLHQWIKNEPVDLLIANTYGKYMAKDDDIPFVRYGFPITDRVGHSYFPTVCYKGGMRLLEKILDVLLERIDRDAPEESFELVM; encoded by the coding sequence ATGAAATCGGATGGCGGTGTCACAATCGAAGAACTTGTCAGCACCGGGGACAGCATCGGCACCATTGCCCTGGGAGAGACAGCCTCGGCTGATGCGGCAAGGGCGCTGGACGTCAAATGGAAGGTACCCTGCCAGGTGCAGGATCTTCCCATCGGGCTTTTTGCAACGGATCGATTCATTGATGCCCTGAGAAAGGCTGCCGGGGTCACAGTGCCCGACAGCATCACTTTGGAACGCGGACAGCTTCTGGATATCATTACAGATATGCAGGCCTGTTTTTACCATAAAAAAGTGGCCCTGGCAGGTGATCCGGATCATTTGATTCCCCTGGTGGAATTTCTCATCGATATCGACATGATGCCGGTTCATATTGTCACGGGAACGCCGGGAAAAGCCTTTTTGCAGCGGATCGAAGAACTGACGGCTGACCTGCCTTACAAGGTCAATGTCAAGGCCGGCACGGGTGCTGACATGTTCCTGCTCCACCAGTGGATTAAAAACGAGCCGGTGGATCTGCTCATCGCCAATACCTATGGAAAATATATGGCAAAAGATGATGATATTCCTTTTGTGCGGTATGGTTTTCCCATAACAGACCGGGTGGGTCATTCCTATTTCCCCACGGTCTGCTACAAAGGCGGTATGCGGCTTCTGGAAAAAATTCTGGATGTCCTGCTGGAACGTATTGACAGGGATGCTCCTGAAGAAAGTTTTGAACTGGTGATGTAA
- a CDS encoding nitrogenase component 1 — MSLTMTVFHIKTDESGHPLVMGANVRTIPGIITQRGCCYAGCNGVILGPTRDIVNITHGPIGCGFYSWLTRRNQTRPASDKDANFMTYCFSTDMQDKDIVFGGEKKLKAAIQEAYDIFKPKAISIFSTCPVGLIGDDVHAVAREMKEKLGINVFGFSCEGYKGVSQSAGHHIANNGIFTHVVGENDTIMDAEYKINLLGEYNIGGDGFEIDRILEACGISLVSTFSGNSSYDQFANCHTADLNAVMCHRSINYVADMLEIKYCIPWIKINFIGARATAKSLRKIAQYFDEPKLIEQVENFIAKEMPEIEKVKAQVKKRCEGKLAMMFVGGSRAHSYQGIFNEIGWRCHNRRTCQHRGQHRHHCPGRDSLG, encoded by the coding sequence GTGTCCTTAACGATGACGGTGTTTCATATAAAAACCGATGAAAGCGGCCACCCTTTGGTCATGGGGGCCAATGTCAGGACGATTCCCGGCATCATCACCCAGAGGGGCTGCTGCTATGCCGGTTGCAATGGGGTCATCCTGGGGCCCACCCGGGATATTGTCAATATCACCCACGGTCCCATCGGGTGCGGTTTTTACTCCTGGCTTACCCGGCGGAATCAGACACGTCCTGCCTCGGACAAAGATGCCAATTTCATGACCTATTGCTTTTCCACGGACATGCAGGACAAAGACATTGTTTTCGGCGGTGAAAAAAAACTCAAGGCTGCCATACAGGAAGCCTATGACATTTTTAAGCCCAAGGCCATCAGTATTTTTTCAACCTGTCCTGTAGGTCTCATCGGAGATGATGTCCATGCCGTGGCCAGGGAAATGAAGGAAAAGCTGGGTATCAATGTTTTTGGTTTTTCCTGCGAAGGCTATAAAGGGGTGAGCCAGTCTGCAGGGCACCACATAGCCAATAACGGCATCTTCACCCATGTTGTGGGCGAAAATGACACCATCATGGATGCAGAGTACAAGATCAATCTTCTGGGTGAATACAACATCGGTGGGGATGGATTCGAGATTGATCGAATTCTGGAGGCCTGCGGTATCTCGCTTGTTTCCACCTTCAGCGGTAATTCCAGCTATGACCAGTTTGCCAATTGTCATACAGCCGATCTGAATGCCGTCATGTGCCACCGATCCATCAACTATGTGGCGGACATGCTGGAAATCAAATACTGTATCCCCTGGATCAAGATCAATTTCATCGGTGCCCGGGCAACCGCCAAATCCCTGAGAAAGATCGCCCAATATTTTGACGAACCAAAACTGATTGAACAAGTGGAAAACTTCATTGCAAAGGAAATGCCTGAAATAGAAAAGGTGAAGGCCCAGGTAAAAAAAAGATGTGAAGGAAAGCTGGCCATGATGTTTGTCGGCGGTTCCAGAGCCCATAGTTACCAGGGTATTTTCAATGAAATCGGATGGCGGTGTCACAATCGAAGAACTTGTCAGCACCGGGGACAGCATCGGCACCATTGCCCTGGGAGAGACAGCCTCGGCTGA
- a CDS encoding IS110 family transposase gives MTKKLDTTFIQIVHPVCCGLDVHKKKISACLITVDNNGKEQYEIKEFGTFTNDLVEMKNWLLNNECPVLAMESTGVYWRPVHNVLEGFMEVILVNARHIKNVPGRKTDISDSKWLAGLLRHGLLKGSFIPAKEIRQWRELTRIRRTYTESLADFKRRVHKLFETANIKIDSVVSDLFGVTGQNLISLLCDGSELNLATIEQNTKPGLKKKVVELHRSIQGFFEDHHRFQLIGLMEVMRSLEKQIDEITRRLEDLTSGHQDLLDRLDEVPGIDKKSAQSIVSEIGVTLDEFICTAALASWAGLCPGNNESAGKRKSGRASVRSHPFKTILIEVAWAAVRKKGSYYRAKYFKLKSRRGAKKAIVAIAHRISKAIFNIIKNGDHFMDLGEDYLTAQTRQKAINSIKKRANQLGYELVPCAN, from the coding sequence ATGACCAAGAAATTAGATACCACATTTATTCAGATTGTTCACCCTGTTTGTTGCGGTTTGGACGTTCATAAGAAAAAAATTTCAGCCTGTCTTATCACTGTGGATAATAACGGTAAGGAACAGTATGAGATTAAAGAATTTGGTACGTTCACCAACGATCTTGTCGAGATGAAGAATTGGTTGCTGAACAATGAATGCCCGGTATTGGCAATGGAAAGCACAGGCGTTTATTGGCGGCCGGTTCATAACGTTCTCGAAGGATTTATGGAAGTGATTCTTGTAAATGCCAGACACATCAAAAATGTTCCGGGACGTAAAACAGATATCAGCGACAGTAAATGGCTTGCCGGGCTCTTGAGACATGGCCTTTTAAAAGGCAGCTTTATTCCGGCAAAAGAGATACGCCAGTGGAGAGAACTGACAAGGATCAGAAGAACGTATACCGAATCTCTGGCTGATTTTAAACGACGTGTGCACAAGTTGTTTGAAACCGCCAACATTAAAATCGATTCCGTTGTATCTGATCTGTTTGGAGTTACAGGTCAAAATTTGATTTCATTATTATGCGACGGATCCGAATTGAATTTGGCAACAATTGAACAGAATACCAAACCCGGTCTGAAAAAAAAGGTTGTCGAACTGCATCGCAGTATTCAGGGTTTTTTTGAAGATCATCATCGGTTTCAATTAATTGGCCTGATGGAGGTAATGAGATCTTTGGAAAAACAAATCGATGAAATTACCCGGAGATTAGAAGATCTTACCTCTGGCCACCAGGATCTATTGGATCGATTGGATGAGGTACCAGGTATTGATAAGAAGTCGGCGCAATCAATTGTCAGCGAAATTGGTGTGACCCTCGATGAATTTATTTGTACAGCTGCGCTTGCCTCTTGGGCAGGCTTATGTCCGGGAAATAATGAAAGTGCCGGCAAAAGGAAGAGTGGCAGAGCTTCTGTGAGAAGTCACCCATTCAAAACCATATTGATCGAAGTGGCCTGGGCAGCAGTCCGGAAAAAAGGGTCATACTACAGGGCCAAATATTTTAAGCTGAAGTCCAGGCGTGGCGCAAAAAAAGCTATCGTTGCAATTGCACATAGAATATCAAAAGCAATTTTCAATATCATAAAAAATGGAGATCATTTCATGGACCTTGGTGAAGATTATTTGACTGCCCAGACAAGACAAAAGGCTATCAACAGCATTAAAAAGCGAGCCAATCAACTTGGTTATGAATTGGTTCCATGTGCGAATTGA
- a CDS encoding radical SAM protein: MTTLEMVSKKYPEMLLCLATNGLNLPDYLDDVARFKVSHVSITINAVDPRISEKIYAWVRFGKKSLSPEKGARLLLEKQLTSVAGLKDRGVIVKVNTIVLPGINDHHVVEIARQMAELDVDLLNCMPYYPNEGANFSNLAEPTKDQIAKIQAGAKVHIPQMMHCKRCRADAVGLLDEPTDMALMDSLVECASLAEPAEIELLPSAVPDGVESDAAAPYVAVATREGVLVNQHLGEARKVSVYDISGEKPVLLEQRRLPAAWT; encoded by the coding sequence TTGACCACCCTTGAAATGGTCAGCAAAAAATATCCGGAAATGCTCCTGTGCCTGGCCACCAACGGATTGAACCTTCCGGACTATCTGGATGATGTGGCAAGGTTCAAGGTCAGCCATGTGAGCATCACCATCAACGCGGTTGACCCCAGGATCAGTGAAAAAATCTATGCGTGGGTAAGGTTTGGTAAAAAATCCTTGTCCCCGGAAAAAGGGGCGCGCCTGCTTCTGGAAAAACAATTGACATCGGTTGCCGGCCTCAAAGACCGGGGGGTCATTGTAAAGGTCAACACCATTGTTCTGCCCGGCATCAACGATCACCATGTGGTTGAGATCGCCAGGCAAATGGCGGAACTGGATGTGGACCTGCTCAATTGCATGCCCTATTATCCCAATGAAGGCGCCAATTTTTCAAATCTTGCCGAACCGACCAAGGATCAGATTGCAAAGATCCAGGCTGGAGCCAAAGTTCATATTCCCCAGATGATGCACTGCAAAAGGTGCCGTGCCGATGCTGTCGGCCTTCTGGATGAACCGACAGACATGGCATTGATGGACAGCCTTGTGGAATGTGCCTCTCTTGCAGAACCTGCTGAAATTGAGCTCCTTCCTTCTGCCGTACCCGATGGTGTTGAATCAGATGCGGCAGCTCCCTATGTTGCCGTGGCCACCCGGGAGGGGGTGCTGGTGAACCAGCACCTGGGAGAAGCCCGCAAGGTTTCCGTTTACGACATCAGCGGGGAGAAGCCCGTATTGTTAGAACAGCGGCGCCTCCCGGCGGCATGGACTTGA
- a CDS encoding nitrogenase component 1 encodes MKTKAYTATRNACKMCTPLGAALVFHGIEGTIPLLHGSQGCSTYMRRYMISHFKEPVDIASSNFSEETAIFGGGANLKQAIENVSRQYAPEMIGIATTCLSETIGDDVPMILEKMGNQINQTALVHVSTPSFSGTHVDGFHGAVRAVVGQCNPLSNRTKYTPKTKKRINLFPGMLSNEDLRHLKEIFTDLNIDLILLPDYSERLEGPSWVEYQAIQKGGTPIRDIRKMNASTGSMEFGTILARFAGKGEKSAAALLKKRFDVPWESLGIPIGVKATDIFFSVMERLTLKSMPEKYKKQRGRLIDAYVDGNKYVSKKRAIVYGEEDFVAAMAGFLAEIGIIPVLCASGGNSGLLKQALSELIPQNIFKQVEVHNGMDFTRMEQQARELSPDFVIGNSKGYTMARHLNIPLVRVGFPIHDRLGGSRILHIGYQGTQHLFDTIVNTLLQTRQDTSKIGYAYM; translated from the coding sequence ATGAAAACCAAAGCCTATACCGCCACCCGAAACGCCTGCAAAATGTGTACACCCCTGGGAGCCGCACTGGTGTTCCACGGGATAGAAGGGACCATTCCGCTGCTGCACGGTTCCCAGGGCTGTTCAACCTATATGCGCAGATATATGATCAGCCATTTCAAGGAACCCGTGGATATTGCCTCATCCAATTTTTCCGAGGAGACGGCCATCTTCGGCGGCGGTGCCAACCTGAAACAGGCCATTGAAAATGTAAGCCGTCAATACGCTCCGGAAATGATCGGCATTGCCACCACCTGCCTTTCCGAAACCATAGGGGATGATGTTCCCATGATTTTGGAGAAGATGGGCAACCAGATAAACCAGACCGCCCTGGTTCATGTGTCAACCCCGAGTTTTTCAGGAACCCATGTGGATGGATTCCACGGGGCTGTCAGGGCTGTGGTCGGGCAGTGCAATCCCTTGAGCAATAGAACAAAATATACACCCAAGACTAAGAAAAGAATCAATCTTTTCCCTGGCATGCTGTCCAATGAAGATTTGCGGCACCTGAAGGAAATATTTACGGATTTGAATATAGACCTTATTCTTTTGCCGGATTATTCAGAACGGCTGGAAGGACCTTCATGGGTTGAGTACCAGGCGATTCAGAAAGGCGGAACCCCCATAAGGGACATCCGGAAAATGAATGCGTCCACCGGCAGCATGGAGTTTGGCACCATCCTGGCCAGGTTTGCAGGAAAAGGAGAAAAATCTGCCGCAGCTCTTTTAAAAAAAAGATTTGATGTGCCCTGGGAATCTTTGGGCATTCCCATCGGGGTCAAGGCCACGGATATTTTCTTTTCAGTCATGGAAAGGCTGACCTTAAAATCCATGCCTGAAAAGTATAAAAAACAGCGGGGCCGCCTGATTGATGCCTATGTGGACGGGAACAAATATGTGTCTAAAAAAAGGGCAATTGTATACGGGGAAGAGGATTTTGTGGCTGCCATGGCAGGGTTTCTGGCCGAGATCGGCATCATCCCGGTTCTGTGTGCTTCCGGCGGGAACAGCGGACTTTTAAAACAGGCGTTGAGCGAACTTATCCCCCAGAACATCTTCAAGCAGGTGGAAGTGCATAACGGCATGGATTTTACCCGGATGGAGCAACAGGCCCGGGAACTTTCCCCTGATTTTGTCATTGGAAACTCCAAGGGCTATACCATGGCCCGCCATCTGAATATTCCCCTGGTCAGGGTGGGATTTCCCATCCACGACAGGCTTGGCGGATCAAGGATCCTTCACATCGGTTACCAAGGGACCCAGCACTTGTTTGATACCATTGTCAACACCCTGTTGCAGACGCGCCAGGACACGTCAAAAATCGGTTATGCCTATATGTAG